The following coding sequences lie in one Cryptococcus neoformans var. neoformans B-3501A chromosome 2, whole genome shotgun sequence genomic window:
- a CDS encoding hypothetical protein (HMMPfam hit to dCMP_cyt_deam, Cytidine and deoxycytidylate deaminase zinc-binding region, score: 107.4, E(): 3.3e-29) has protein sequence MFIAIIGTPSSGKRTVLQYLEKKYGFKHLRLNKGEAQLAKTINGVVDGIGKPDVESTTTLFANASDLLDHVTRNWLSHFVTTDLQTYEEIDPFLKRPFFLLASHLYARVGTHWLTSSLRAGAEGRNITLEDFIEAHDSLLHGHPSSQIHALPALAQGQFMSDFRRVLTLAHVHVDNNFTDVSALNWYLDRLDLLDEERLRPGWDTYFMTLASLASERSNCMKRRVGALLVRSKRILSTGYNGTPRGTRNCNQGGCSRCNGSARGGEALNECLCLHAEENALLEAGRERIGDDSVIYCNTCPCLRCSVKIVQCGVREVVYNQSYSMDEASARVLKEGGVLLRQLHLPNEIW, from the exons ATGTTCATCGCAATCATTGGCACTCCGTCTTCGGGGAAGCGAACTGTACTTCAGTATCTTGAAAAGAAATACGGATTCAAGCACTTGCGGTTAAACAAGGGCGAGGCACAA CTTGCGAAGACCATAAATGGTGTAGTAGACGGTATCGGAAAGCCTGATGTTGAGTCTACAACAACT CTTTTTGCGAATGCTTCCGATCTCCTCGACCACGTTACTCGCAACTGGCTCTCCCATTTTGTCACTACAGACCTCCAAACCTATGAAGAAATAGACCCTTTCCTCAAGCGCCCATTCTTTTTACTG GCGAGTCATCTTTATGCAAGAGTTGGAACCCATTGGCTAACATCTAGTCTCAGGGCTGGAGCAGAAGGCAGGAACATAACCCTTGAAGATTTCATTGAAGCTCACGATTCGCTGCTCCATGGTCATCCCTCCTCACAAATTCATgctcttccagctcttgCCCAGGGTCAATTCATGTCAGACTTCCGGCGCGTCCTCACACTTGCCCACGTCCATGTTGACAACAATTTCACGGATGTCTCTGCCTTGAACTGGTATCTTGATCGCCTCGATCTTCTAGATGAGGAAAGGCTGAGGCCCGGATGGGACACCTACTTTATG ACTTTAGCGTCTTTGGCGTCAGAACGCTCAAACTGCATGAAACGACGAGTAGGGGCTTTGCTTGTGAGATCAAAGAGAATTCTGTCGACCGGTTACAATGGCACTCCAAGAGGCACTCGAAATTGCAATCAGGGAGGATGCTCTCGATGTAATGGCAGTGCAAGGGGCGGTGAAGCTC TCAATGAGTGTTTATGTTTGCATGCAGAAGAGAATGCTTTGTTGGAGGCAGGGAGGGAGCGTATCGGCGATGATTCCGTAATTTACTGCAACAC ATGCCCTTGCCTCCGTTGTTCTGTCAAGATCGTACAATGTGGCGTTCGGGAAGTTGTCTACAATCAGAGTTACAGTATGGATGAAGCTTCTGCCAGGGTGCTTAAAGAGGGCGGTGTCCTACTGCGACAGCTTCATCTACCAAACGAAATTTGGTGA
- a CDS encoding hypothetical protein (HMMPfam hit to Cofilin_ADF, Cofilin/tropomyosin-type actin-binding protein, score: 43.7, E(): 5.2e-10): MADVSDPKIADAYEQIRSNGGEESWMLLDYESEKSNKLVLTATGKGDLSELSAQLKPENASFAYAKVRYENDEHSFREKFILVIWIGENVKVMRRARVSVHAADVKKVLRTYSIEISASTPADLEQDDVVTRLRRAGGANYDRSKFD, translated from the exons ATGGCCGACGTATCCGACCCCAAAATTGCTGACG CTTACGAGCAAATAAGGAGTAACGGGGGAGAGGAGTCCTGGATGTTGCTTGACTATGAG TCTGAGAAGTCCAACAAGCTTGTCCTAACCGCTACCGGAAAAGGCGACCTTTCCGAACTCTCTGCCCAACTCAAACCCGAGAACGCTTCATTCGCCTATGCCAAGGTTCGATACGAAAACGACGAGCACTCTTTCCGGGAGAAGTTCATCTTGGTCATTTGGATCGGTGAGAATGTCAAGGTTATGAGGAGAGCAAGG GTCTCTGTGCACGCCGCGGATGTCAAGAAGGTCTTGCGAACATACTCTATCGAAATTTCAGCCTCCACTCCTGCCGATCTTGAACAG GATGACGTCGTGACCCGTTTACGACGAGCTGGTGGTGCCAACTACGACCGATCCAAGTTCGACTAG
- a CDS encoding hypothetical protein (Match to ESTs gb|CF194307.1|CF194307, gb|CF191498.1|CF191498, gb|CF190397.1|CF190397; HMMPfam hit to UPF0057, Uncharacterized protein family UPF0057, score: 71.2, E(): 2.6e-18) has translation MPVRGSDIVLILVAIIFPPAAAAIITGCSCDLLINILLTILGYLPGHIHAFWLIYKRIKAEEAYGNGGYTYLGNGNFVGNAPGGVAPGAPAQQPYYGSTR, from the exons ATGCCTGTCCGAGGTTCTGACATCGTCCTCATTCTTgtcgccatcatcttccctccaGCCGCCGCCGCTATCATCACCGGCTGCAGCTGTGACTTGCTCATCAACATC CTCTTGACCATCTTG GGTTACCTGCC TGGTCATATCCACGCCTTCTGGCTCATTT ACAAGCGCATCAAGGCCGAAGAGGCATATGGGAATGGTGGCTACACCTATCTTGGAAACGGCAACTTTGTCGGAAACGCTCCTGGTGGTGTTGCCCCTGGCGCTCCTG CCCAGCAGCCGTACTACGGTTCTACCCGTTAA
- a CDS encoding hypothetical protein (HMMPfam hit to tRNA-synt_1e, tRNA synthetases class I (C) catalytic domain, score: 536.0, E(): 3.2e-158): MATNKSAVTQPTWYSPAKSADEPVLRVYNSLTRSKDVFVPTNGRRVDWYNCGPTVYDSSHMGHARNYLTQDIVRRILRDYFNYDVNFVMNVTDIDDKIILRARESYLLDQAISTNLALTPELISDVEAAFTKYLAKPLKSLTAPLEHSPNATSFEILDLLLQKDQSEAQWAKEAREREEKFGMYLASLSKARDAYNAAQQRVGKPEGEGQAVKDLVEGATDVLGPYLGEKLGHTIADPIAVCRRLASYWENAFFTDMARLRVLPPDTITRVSEYVPEIVSFVQRIVDNGFAYEGGGSVWFDVDKFEGAEGDGFRHEYAKLQPSSKGNKKLLDEGEGALTGSQGKRRPADFALWKAKSKPGEPAWPSPWGEGRPGWHIECSVMASAILGSGMDIHSGGVDLMFPHHDNELAQAEAYHGCKQWVNYFLHTGHLHIEGLKMSKSLKNFITIDEALQTYSARQLRLAFMLQIWNAKLDFKKDLIVDTKAKEETFDNFFTNVKARMSDAAARGPNEDGKHHYEEAEKSLMADFHKAQNDFRAALCDSFNTPAAIQILLDLVSSVNLYFASRGREYNIAPVVTVAQWITRMLRMFGLGEGDVTSGQIGWGKEGDEASGGDFEGKLDPYLRAMASFRDDIRRLAIDGATPGEILKLCDKFRDQDLANLGIQLDDGQSTTGGALYKLVDPAILIRAREEKERAAAEKAEKKKAAEAKRLAQLEKGRVPPQEMFRPPNVAEGTYSAWDEQGLPTKDGEGQDLSKSLQKKVAKEWKVQEKAHGAWLAWQKEQEGK; the protein is encoded by the exons ATGGCAACCAACAAGTCAGCTGTCACACAGCCGACTTGGTACTCTCCAGCAAAATCAGCAGACGAACCAGTACTCAGAGTCTACAACTCCCTCACAAGATCAAAGGATGTCTTTGTTCCCACAAACGGAAGGAGAGTCGACTGGTACAACTGTGGTCCTACCGTCTATGACTCATCCCATATGGGTCATGCCAG GAATTACCTCACTCAGGACATTGTTCGAAGAATATTGCGAGATTATTTCAATTACGATGTCAACTTTGTTATGAACGTCACCGACATTGATGACAAGATCATCCTTCGAGCTCGTGAATCGTACCTCCTGGACCAAGCCATTTCCACCAACCTTGCTCTTACTCCCGAACTCATATCCGACGTCGAAGCTGCGTTTACAAAGTATCTCGCCAAACCTCTCAAATCCCTTACCGCCCCTCTTGAACACTCTCCTAATGCCACTTCTTTTGAAATCCTGGACTTGCTGTTGCAAAAGGACCAGTCTGAAGCTCAGTGGGCAAAGGAAGCTCGAGAAAGGGAGGAAAAGTTTGGAATGTACTTGGCAAGTCTTTCAAAAGCTAGGGATGCGTACAATGCTGCCCAGCAAAGGGTCGGAAAGCCCGAAGGAGAGGGACAAGCTGTCAAAGACTTGGTTGAAGGAGCGACCGACGTCCTTGGGCCGTATCTTGGTGAGAAG CTTGGCCATACAATTGCCGATCCCATCGCTGTCTGCCGACGTCTCGCCTCTTACTGGGAAAatgccttcttcaccgaTATGGCCCGTCTCCGTGTACTCCCTCCCGACACCATCACCCGTGTTTCCGAATACGTACCCGAAATCGTCTCTTTCGTCCAACGCATCGTCGACAACGGATTTGCTTatgaaggtggtggaagtgTTTGGTTTGATGTCGACAAGTTTGAGGGTGCCGAGGGTGATGGATTCAGGCATGAGTATGCCAAGCTCCAACCTTCAAGTAAGGGCAACAAGAAGCTCttggatgaaggtgaag GTGCTTTAACTGGTTCCCAGGGAAAGCGGCGCCCAGCGGACTTTGCTCTTTGGAAAGCCAAGTCCAAGCCTGGAGAACCTGCCTGGCCATCACCATGGGGAGAGGGCCGACCTGGCTGGCACATTGAGTGCTCTGTCATGGCTAGTGCGATCTTGGGTAGCGGAATGGACATTCACTCTGGTGGTGTGGATTTAATGTTCCCTCATCACGACAATGAACTTGCTCAAGCCGAG GCATACCATGGCTGCAAGCAATGGGTCAACTACTTCTTACATACCGGTCATCTCCACATTGAAGGTTTAAAGATGAGCAAGTCTCTCAAAAACTTTATCACCATCGAT GAAGCTCTCCAGACATATTCTGCCCGACAGTTACGACTTGCTTTCATGCTTCAAATATGGAATGCCAAGCTAGACTTCAAAAAGGACCTGATCGTTGAtaccaaggccaaggaagaGACATTTGAC AATTTCTTCACAAACGTCAAGGCTAGAATGAGCGATGCCGCTGCTCGAGGTCCCAACGAGGACGGCAAGCACCATTAcgaggaggcggagaagagCCTCATGGCCGA CTTTCACAAAGCTCAAAATGATTTCCGAGCTGCTCTTTGCGATTCCTTCAACACTCCAGCCGCCATTCAAattcttcttgacctcGTATCCTCCGTCAACCTCTATTTTGCGTCTCGTGGCCGAGAGTACAACATTGCTCCTGTCGTTACCGTTGCTCAATGGATTACCCGTATGCTTCGTATGTTTGGTCTCGGCGAAGGCGACGTCACATCTGGTCAAATAGGATGGGGCAAGGAGGGTGATGAGGCGTCTGGCGGCGACTTTGAAGGCAAGCTCGACCCTTATCTCCGAGCGATGGCCTCCTTTCGAGATGATATCCGTCGACTCGCCATTGATGGCGCCACCCCTGGGGAGATTCTTAAGCTCTGTGACAAATTTAGAGATCAGGACCTTGCGAACCTCGGTATCCAGCTCGATGACGGCCAGTCAACAACTGGCGGTGCCTTGTACAAACTTGTTGACCCGGCTATCCTCATCCGAgccagagaagagaaggaacgAGCAGctgcggagaaggctgagaagaagaaggctgcaGAGGCGAAGAGGCTCGCTCAGCTTGAAAAAGGTCGAGTGCCTCCTCAAGAGATGTTCAGGCCTCCCAACGTCGCCGAGGGAACATACTCTGCATGGGATGAACAAGGGTTGCCTACAAAAGATGGTGAGGGGCAGGACTTGAGCAAGAGCttgcagaagaaggtggcGAAGGAGTGGAAGGTTCAGGAAAAAGCGCATGGCGCATGGTTGGCTTGGCAAAAGGAGCAAGAGGGAAAGTAG
- a CDS encoding hypothetical protein (HMMPfam hit to EMP24_GP25L, emp24/gp25L/p24 family, score: 145.1, E(): 1.5e-40) yields MILRIPSLLYLFTLLTAVYAVKFDLTSDRNPKPSIIWNFASAHSLVIVTANVPGEPDQQVDIQILDGSERGNVYLSKKDVRGEARLAVTTHESADVGVCLTNRYTGSGNPRVVRSVELDVDIGADAIDYNAIANQESLSILEVEMRKLEAVTKEIVEEMGYLQRREMRMRDTNESTNQRVKVFSVLIICCTIGLGVWQLLHLRSFFKRKYLID; encoded by the exons ATGATCCTCCGAATCCCCTCGCTGTTATACCTTTTCACATTACTGACAGCAGTCTACGCTGTCAAGTTTGACCTCACTTCCGATCGGAATCCCAAGCCCAGTAT TATTTGGAACTTTGCATCCGCACACTCTCTTGTGATTGTCACCGCCAATGTCCCCGGTGAACCTGATCAACAAGTCGAtatccaaatccttgaTGGCTCTGAACGAGGGAATGTGTATCtgtcaaagaaggatgtAAGGGGAGAGGCTAGGCTTGCGGTCACTACGCACGAATCTGCAGACGTCGGCGTTTGCTTAACCAACCGGTACACTGGAT CTGGGAACCCGAGAGTCGTTAGGTCTGTGGAACTCGATGTTGACATTGGTGCCGATGCTATTGACTACAA TGCTATCGCCAATCAAGAATCCCTTTCAATCCTCGAAGTCGAGATGCGCAAGCTTGAAGCTGTCACCAAGGAAATcgttgaggagatgggataCCTCCAAAGGCGAGAGATGCGAATGAGAGATACCAACG AGAGCACAAACCAGCGAGTCAAGGTGTTTTCAGTCCTCATTATCTGCTGCACCATAGGACTTGGTGTCTGGCAA CTTTTGCATCTCCGATCATTCTTCAAGCGCAAGTATCTCATCGACTAA
- a CDS encoding hypothetical protein (HMMPfam hit to RRM_1, RNA recognition motif. (a.k.a. RRM, RBD, or RNP domain), score: 58.8, E(): 1.5e-14) → MHLHLLVQIPTLHSTPTAMAILSTPSPTLYVSGLETKTKKPELRQQLYALFSPYGRVIDVVAKKHDGGRGQAFVVFEEQVAATAALRGLTGETFYNRELARLFISLPAIRLTPSREYHTPKNRRTPPPPVKTLQPPGKQPLSRPPNSPFPEPKTSMSSLKRRDTMKRPVSWARREAWKTRGTKGEQRGLNRRTMRRWRLRWMRKKMRRNRCSSAQIFPQSVMPISWVLSSLNIKASSPPPNSRPPSHLLPPTPSPIPAPSLSTLHSSQGIRPPRQRTRLMAI, encoded by the exons ATGCATCTGCACCTCCTTGTTCAGATACCGACACTCCACTCCACGCCCACAGCCATGGCCATCCTCTCCACGCCGTCGCCGACGCTCTACGTCTCGGGGCTCGAGacaaagacaaagaagcCGGAGCTCAGGCAGCAGCTCTACGCGCTTTTCTCTCCATACGGCAGAGT GATTGATGTGGTCGCGAAGAAGCATGAcgggggaagaggacagGCGTTTGTCGTCTTCGAGGAGCAGGTCGCCGCCACGGCGGCATTGAGAGGGTTGACAGGCGAAACATTCTACAACAGGGAACTGGCAcgtctcttcatctctttgcCAGCTATCAGACTAACCCCAAGCAGAGAATATCATACGCCAAAAAACCGTCGTACGCCACCACCGCCCGTCAAGACCCTTCAGCCTCCCGGGAAGCAGCCGCTATCCAGGCCGCCAAACTCACCGTTTCCAGAGCCCAAGACGAGTATGAGCAgcttgaaaaggagagacacgatgaagaggccgGTTTCTTgggcgagaagagaggcttGGAAGACGAGGGGGACGAAAGGGGAGCAAAGAGGGTTAAACaggaggacgatgaggcgatggagattgagatggatgagg aagaagatgaggagaaacCGGTGCTCATCTGCTCAAATCTTCCCGCAGAGTGTAATGCCGATATCATGGGtgctctcttctctca ATATCAAGGCTTCGTCTCCGCCACCCAACTCCCGTCCTCCTTCacacctccttcctcccaccCCAAGCCCAATCCCGGCGCCGTCTCTTTCCACGCTACATTCCAGTCAAGGGATCAGGCCGCCAAGGCAAAGGACGAGGTTAATGGCTATCTGA
- a CDS encoding hypothetical protein (HMMPfam hit to LAG1, Longevity-assurance protein (LAG1), score: 164.9, E(): 1.7e-46) — protein sequence MACNLTTSAIPSLLHSYVPQSLRPFVTLSYPITDPLAHPSAQTLYDKGPRDACFVVFWALAFTVLREAAMKGVFSPFMRICLPSPPRVKGQEREYAKARKKREHTVTRFAEQGWSWLYCSIYWTFGVIVLRQNASPTSPEQLWGTYPVIPLPALTKFYYLSQLGWWFHQLLVINCEKRRKDHWQMFGHHILTITLIVGSYAMNFTSVGVLIHCLMDFCDILLPLAKMFRYLSFTTLCDFTFVVFLISWFITRQVGLFLVIRSTYLDLPKFIPFEWTPEQGRFLTYWTHIGFVSMLSILWILATAWFYMACIVAIRVVRGMGAQDSRSDDGANRARWSECQRV from the exons ATGGCGTGCAACCTCACCACCTCCGCCATCCCgtccctcctccactcctATGTCCCACAGTCCCTGCGGCCCTTTGTGACCTTGTCGTATCCCATCACAGACCCGCTCGCCCACCCGTCGGCGCAGACACTGTACGACAAGGGCCCGCGAGATGCCTGCTTCGTGGTCTTCTGGGCGCTGGCATTCACTGTGCTCCGGGAGGCGGCCATGAAGGGtgtcttctctccctttaTGCGAATATGTCTGCCAAGCCCGCCGAGGGTCAAGGGACAGGAGAGAGAATATGCAAAGgccaggaagaagagggagcaTACCGTCACGCGGTTTGCAGAGCAAGGTTGGAGCTGGCTGTATTGCTCTATATATTGGACGTTTGGCGTC ATTGTCCTCCGTCAAAATGCCTCTCCAACATCTCCCGAGCAGCTCTGGGGCACATACCCGGtcatccctctcccagCACTTACCAAGTTTTACTATCTCTCCCAGCTCGGTTGGTGGTTCCACCAGCTGCTCGTGATCAACTGCGagaagcgaagaaaagACCACTGGCAGATGTTTGGGCACCACATCTTGACCATTACTTTGATTGTGGGGAGCTATGCCATGAACTTTACCTCGGTCGGTGTCCTTATCCACTGTCTTATGGACTTTTGCGACATTCTCTTACCA CTCGCCAAAATGTTTCGCtatctctccttcaccacTCTCTGCGACTTCACattcgtcgtcttcctcatctcatGGTTCATCACTCGACAAGTCggtctcttcctcgtcatccgcAGCACCTATCTCGACTTGCCCAAATTCATCCCCTTTGAATGGACTCCCGAACAAGGCCGATTCCTTACCTACTGGACACACATTGGCTTTGTCTCCAtgctctccatcctctggATCCTCGCGACCGCGTGGTTTTACATGGCTTGCATTGTCGCTATCCGCGTGGTGCGAGGTATGGGTGCTCAAGACTCGAGAAGTGATGATGGTGCGAACAGGGCGCGTTGGAGCGAGTGCCAGAGAGTGTAG
- a CDS encoding hypothetical protein (Match to EST gb|CF193259.1|CF193259; HMMPfam hit to Zn_clus, Fungal Zn(2)-Cys(6) binuclear cluster domain, score: 38.6, E(): 1.7e-08), with the protein MATQLAMDWTDFHHSQWPKQQDSGGLVPPTDEWDLNDVLNTEMFGSSSTLAASSSEQEPRPSSSNSLPLNISEPLGSNDALFQSYISQSTKMLGGMGETEQLLETERAFPGDGALPSSITNPRGRAVTADAPTPSYKPASASGEPPLRRGMACMFCRRRKLRCSGEKPTCASCVRHNQSCEYRVTENFSKVRSRKNGIYEGNHNPNYHYSQRPIANFSVPLPPIFGGLLSYAPAQHEQPGFDPVPSNASSSTPSVSAIFNSASQAVQPCPSPSTNTDHPPQSSAPETVSFFPEKEEEDAVERLTERLGEFLFSHKGSEDTSRAVDTPTLSKETGWQKKRKTGKDGRWATDGKPTSENVRRAGVLQTTIESDGLSNETRNALLEFFLSSPYKFFDMNIPRLRYRLSFTDKRRPALALLNAMYLWAARLSDVPNSDAMERHFFTKACQHLGSATASDDQLMDTIRAAALLSIYMYTRSRYHEGWLVAGVAVRLVLSSGIHQISSLTFQPSPSEDPLLLERAGALATGFPSTIRDEDILTPFGKPLSDISSQNVTLHDDITITDMYHDTGDSNPKTIYTHNSQWIQALAILERASKLAFLKPSRDSDYTKAWVEYTNALRSSNAQASPPSPPPVYLNQPKHRNPREYRECLLALDNLRKNLGVEGLSPLERKRMADAIGAQLVIPPRTIHLHHHFAATELLLHDINCTDADNSEAMKAARQSVDLIRCLPQTTYHRFDGEISVVWCLIAKCMIKELGRLKRAGDDDACELVSEDVDVIINELHHVGEALHMSRTQAKAMEELKRVVLSSHKEPTSPVGNA; encoded by the exons ATGGCCACCCAACTGGCCATGGACTGGACGGACTTTCACCACTCTCAGTGGCCGAAGCAACAAGATAGTGGCGGCCTTGTACCGCCCACCGACGAATGGGATCTTAATGACGTCCTCAACACGGAAATGTTTGGCTCCTCAAGTACTCTTGCGGCTTCATCATCGGAGCAAGAGCCTCGACCATCGTCAAGTAACAGCCTTCCACTGAACATATCTGAGCCCCTGGGCTCCAATGATGCCCTGTTCCAGTCATATATTTCGCAGAGCACGAAAATGTTAGGCGGGATGGGAGAGACTGAACAATTATTGGAAACGGAGCGTGCATTTCCTGGAGATGGAGCATTGCCCTCTTCCATTACAAACCCTCGTGGTCGTGCCGTTACCGCAGACGCCCCTACCCCGTCGTACAAACCGGCGTCGGCATCTGGAGAACCTCCTTTGAGGAGAGGGAT GGCTTGTATGTTTTGCCGGCGAAGGAAACTT CGGTGCTCTGGAGAAAAGCCAACATGTGCGAGCTGTGTCAGACACAACCAATCATGTGAATACCGGGTAACTGAAAATTTTTCAAAGGTTCGATCCCGAAAGA ATGGAATCTATGAGGGCAACCATAACCCAAATTATCACTATTCGCAACGACCTATCGCCAATTTCTCAGTTCCTTTACCTCCTATTTTTGGTGGCCTTTTATCTTATGCTCCTGCACAGCACGAACAACCCGGATTTGATCCAGTTCCTTCCaacgcttcttcttccacccctTCCGTTTCGGCAATATTCAATTCCGCCTCCCAAGCTGTACAGCCTTGCCCCTCACCCTCCACAAATACCGACCATCCTCCACAGTCTTCGGCACCGGAAACCGTTAGCTTCTTTccggagaaggaagaggaggacgcCGTTGAGCGTTTAACCGAACGACTAGGAGAATTTCTGTTTAGTCACAAAGGGAGTGAAGATACCTCTCGAGCTGTGGATACCCCCACTCTGAGTAAAGAAACGGGGtggcaaaagaaaaggaagacggGGAAAGATGGCAGATGGGCGACGGATGGGAAGCCGACGAGCGAGAATGTAAGACGGGCTGGAGTTCTGCAGACGACGATAGAGTCTGATGGGTTGAGTAATGAGACTCGTAATGCTTT GCTGGAGTTCTTCCTGTCAAGCCCATACAAGTTCTTTGACATGAATATCCCTCGTTTGCGATATCGCTTGTCATTTACCGATAAGAGAAGACCGGCGTTGGCACTGTTGAATGCGATG TATCTATGGGCCGCGCGACTTTCTGATGTGCCCAACTCTGATGCAATGGAGCGACATTTCTTCACCAAAGCTTGTCAACATCTGGGGTCTGCCACCGCAAGCGATGATCAACTCATGGACACTATCAGAGCTGCTGCCCTTCTAAGCATCTACATGTATACCCGAAGCCGCTATCACGAG GGCTGGTTAGTAGCAGGTGTCGCTGTTAGACTGGTACTTTCCTCGGGTATACATCaaatttcttctctcactttccagccttctccctccgaaGATCCGCTACTGC TGGAGCGAGCAGGGGCGTTAGCGACTGGGTTTCCATCTACCATACGTGACGAAGATATCTTGACGCCTTTTGGCAAGCCTCTGAGCGACATATCATCC CAAAACGTCACTCTACATGATGATATCACTATAACGGACATGTATCACGATACAGGCGACTCGAATCCCAAAACGATTTATACACACAA TTCACAATGGATCCAGGCATTAGCAATACTCGAACGGGCTTCAAAACTAGCTTTCCTCAAACCTTCCCGAGACTCTGATTATACAAAGGCTTGGGTGGAATACACAAACGCCCTACGTTCCAGCAACGCTCAAGCATCTCCCCCTTCGCCGCCACCTGTTTATCTTAATCAACCGAAGCACAGGAACCCGAGAGAGTACCGAGAATGTCTGCTGGCTTTGGACAATCTTCGTAAAAATTTGGGTGTGGAGGGACTATCGCCTTtagagaggaagaggatggccGATGCCATTGGAGCGCAATTGGTTATCCCGCCCAGGACAATCCATTTG CATCATCACTTTGCAGCGACTGAGCTGCTGCTTCATGACATCAACTGTACAGATGCTGATAATAGCGAGGCTATGAAAGCTGCTCGTCAGAGTGTCGATCTGATTAGGTGTCTGCCTCAAACT ACGTATCATCGCTTCGACGGGGAGATTTCAGTAGTATGGTGTTTGATTGCAAAGTGTATGATCAAGGAGTTGGGGCGTTTAAAGCGAGCtggagatgacgatg CTTGTGAACTAGTTTCTGAGGACGTCGACGTCATCATTAACGAACTACATCATGTTGGAGAAGCGTTACATATGTC TCGTACACAAGCGAAGGCGATGGAAGAGCTCAAACGTGTAGTTCTGTCAAGCCATAAAGAGCCAACTTCACCTGTCGGAAATGCCTAG
- a CDS encoding hypothetical protein (Match to ESTs gb|CF186052.1|CF186052, gb|CF186584.1|CF186584): protein MRRRGWVVAGKRQTRAWVCFQGQTDRAQFSNTAPQHLANREVLDHFISLKQETDRLGEAIALKKARDSAAARKLYPLERDDPDKKDDPSLFEPLNAEKEAELKVAERRGLSAELVWVQNEVIKYLCSDMVPTSRQTPEGVAQLANELQDHQLTKAEILQLCNLAPGEPVTLYSIIEEADTRFYPDASGKLDEIGNQIYNTLLTSPPDELLPYMPDRPGAVSNEDVYDPVYLDNADAEMEEMAMMQEEEFIHETGREGGVDDEQDGDMD, encoded by the exons ATGAGGCGACGCGGCTGGGTTGTGGCCGGAAAACGACAGACGCGCGCGTG GGTATGCTTCCAGGGCCAAACTGACAGAGCTCAGTTCTCTAACACGGCACCGCAACATTTGGCGAATCGTGAAGTCCTGGATCACTTTATCTCTCTCAAGCAAGAGACCGATCGCTTGGGAGAGGCCATCGCTCTCAAAAAGGCCAGGGATTCCGCGGCGGCAAGGAAGTTGTATCCGTTAGAAAGGGATGATCCGGACAAAAAGGACGATCCTAGTTTATTTGAACCTCTCAatgcggagaaggaagcagagCTGAAGGTggcagagagaagaggattaAGTGCGGAGTTGGTCTGGGTCCAGAACGAG GTTATAAAATATCTTTGTTCTGACATGGTACCGACTTCCCGTCAAACACCAGAGGGCGTTGCTCAACTGGCAAACGAGCTGCAAGATCATCAACTTACAAAGGCCGAAATCCTTCAGTTATGTAATCTTGCACCTGGAGAACCAGTCACTCTCTACTCT ATAATAGAAGAAGCAGATACGCGTTTCTACCCCGATGCTTCTGGGAAGCTGGACGAAATTGGCAACCAAATCTACAATACTCTCCTTACTTCCCCACCCGACGAACTTCTTCCCTACATGCCTGACCGGCCGGGTGCCGTTTCCAATGAGGATGTTTATGACCCAGTATATCTTGACAATGCCGATGctgagatggaagagatggctATGAtgcaggaggaagagttcATCCACGAGActggaagagaaggtggagTGGATGACGAGCAAGATGGAGATATGGACTAA